In Sporichthyaceae bacterium, the sequence GGCGGCCACCCTGTCCCCCGCCTGGGGGGTCTACTCCGGCTACGAGTTGTTCGAGCACGTCGCGGTGCGACCGGGCAGCGAGGAATATCTGGACTCGGAGAAGTACCAGTACCGCCCGCGCGACTGGGCCGCGGCGGAGGCCGAGGGTCGCAGCCTGGCGCCGTACCTGACCCTGCTCAACCGGGTGCGTCGCGACCACCCGGCGCTGCAGCAACTGCGCGACATCACCTTCCACCCGGTCGACAACCCCGCGATGCTCGCGTACTCCAAGTCCGCACCCCTGCCCGGCAGCGGACGGGACACGGTGTTCGTGGTGATCAACCTGGACCCGCACGGGGCGCGGGAGGCCATCCTCACCGTGAACCTGGCCGCACTGGGCATGGCCGAGGGTGATCGGTTCGTGGTTTCGGACGTGTTCACCGGGGCCAGTTACACCTGGGGCGATGCGAACTACGTCCGGCTGGATCCGTTCGTCGAGCCCGCCCACTTGCTGACGGTCCATCCGATCGAGACGGGTTAGCCAGGTGACCGAGACCCCGCCGAGCGATGCCTACATCGATTCCTATCAGGACACGGCGGCGAGTCCGTCGGATCCCGACTGGTTCAAGCGGGCGGTCTTCTACGAGGTCCTGGTCCGCTCCTTCGATGACTCCAACGCGGACGGCATCGGTGACCTGCCGGGGTTGACCTCGCGGCTGGACTATCTGCAATGGCTCGGCGTGGATTGCCTGTGGCTGCCGCCGTTCTACGCCTCGCCGATGCGCGACGGCGGCTACGACATCAGCGACTACACCGCGGTACATCCCGACTTCGGCACCATCGGTGACTTCGTGGAATTCATCGACGCGGCACACGATCGCGGCATCCGGGTGATCGTCGACTTCGTCATGAACCACACCTCGGACGCCCATCCGTGGTTCCAGGCCTCGCGCACCGACCCGGCCGGCCCGTACGGCGATTTCTACGTGTGGGCCGACGACGACAAGGGCTACGGCGACACCCGGATCATCTTCGTCGACACCGAGACCTCCAACTGGACCTTCGACCCGGTGCGCAAGCAGTACTTCTGGCACCGCTTCTTCTCCCACCAGCCGGATCTGAACTTCGACAACCCGCGGGTGCAAGAGGCGATCATGGAGGCGCTGCGCTTCTGGTTGGACCTGGGCATCGACGGCTTCCGGCTGGACGCGGTGCCCTACCTGTACGAGCGGGAGGGCACCAACTGCGAGAACCTCGACGAGACGCACGACTTCCTCAAGATGGTCCGCGCCGATGTCGACCGGCTCTACCCGGACCGGGTGCTGCTGTGCGAGGCCAACCAGTGGCCGCAGGACGTGGTGGAGTACCTCGGCGACGGCGACGAGTGCCACATGGCCTTCCACTTCCCGGTCATGCCGCGGCTGTTCATGGGCGTGCGCCGGGAGTCGCGCTATCCGATCTCGGAAATCATGGCCGGCACGCCGAAGATCCCGGACAACTGCCAGTGGGCCATCTTCCTGCGCAACCACGACGAGTTGACGCTGGAGATGGTCACCGACGAAGAGCGCGACTACATGTACGCGGAGTACGCCAAGGACCCGCGGATGAAGGCCAACATCGGCATCCGTCGGCGGTTGGCCCCGCTGCTGGAGAACGACCGCAACCGCCTGGAACTGTTCACCGCCCTGGTGCTCTCGCTGCCCGGCTCGCCGGTGCTGTACTACGGCGACGAGATCGGCATGGGCGACAACATCTGGCTCGGTGACCGCGACGGGGTGCGCACCCCCATGCAATGGACGCCCGACCGCAACGCCGGCTTCTCCCGGGCGAATCCCGGCAAGCTGACCCTGCCGATCATCATGGACCCGATCTATGGCTATCAGGTGACCAACGTCGAGGCGCAGACCGCGTCGCCAACCTCGCTGCTGCACTGGACCCGCCGGATGATCGAGGTGCGCAAGGCCAACTACGCCTTCGGCCTGGGTGAGTTCATCGACCTGGGCGGGTCGAACCCGTCGGTGCTGTCGTTCCTGCGGGAGTACCACGGGACCGAGGGTTCCGACATCGTGCTGTGTGTGAACAACCTCTCCCGGTTCCCCCAGCCGGTGGAGCTGGACCTGCGTCGATTCGACGGCTACCGGCCGGTGGAACTGGTCGGTGGCGTGGAATTCCCGGCCATCGGCGAGCTCCCGTATCTGCTCACCGTGGCCGGACACGGCCACTTCTGGTTCCGCCTCGACCCCGCGCCGACCACGGCGGCCGGCCCGGTCGGTGGGTGATCCTCGCGATGCTGGTCAACCCGCTTCAATCGGCTCGGCAGCGAGAGTGAAAGCGTGCTCTCGCTGCGCTCGCCTCAATCGCGGGTAAGGGCTCCTCCGGGGGGTAAAAGCCGAAGCATGACCCCCGAAGTGATGATGCCCTGGCTGAGCGGACGGCGATGGTTCGCCGGCAAAGGACGGCAGGTCAGCGACGTGACCCTGGCCGCGTCCGGCTGGCTGCAGGACAATCCGCCCGTGCGCATCGAGTTCGTCACGGTGCGCTACGCCGACGCCGAGGGCGAGGAGGCCCCGCAGGACACCTACCAGGTTCCGGTGGTCTACCGCCGCGAGCCGCTGGAAAGCCTGGGCCATGCGCTGATCGGGCAGACCGAGCTGGCGGAGCACGGCGACGGGCCATGGTGGGTCTACGACGCGCTGTACGACAAGGAAGTCACCGGCCTGTGGCCGACGGGCATGCGCGAGGACCGCGACACCGAGGGCATGGCGTTCCGCCACGAACCCGCCAACGCAACCCCGGACACCCCGGCAGAGGCGAACGTGTTGTCCGGTGAGCAGTCCAACACCTCGCTGGTGTTCGGCGACGCGATGATCCTCAAGGTGTTCCGTCGGCTCGCCGACGGCCCGAACCCGGACGTGGAGTTGCACCACGCGCTCGCCGAGGCGGGCAACAGCCGGGTGGCCGCGCTGCTCGGCTGGGTGGAGGGCGAGTGGCCGAACGGGCAGCGCCCGCACCACGGCACGCTGGCCATCGCGAGTGAATTCCTGACCTCGGCCACGGCCGGCTGGGACGCCGCCCTGACCAGCGTGCGTGACCTGTACGCACAGCCGGACGGGGTGAGCGCGGACGATGCGGGCGGGGATTTCGCCGGGGAGTCCTGCCGACTGGGTGAGGCCACCGCGGAGGTGCACGCCGATCTGGCCCGCATGCTCGGTGACGCCGAATTGGACCAGCCCGCGCGCGCCGACCTGGCCGCGGAGATGTCCGCACGATTGGCCGCGGCGTGCGTGGTGGTGCCCGAACTGGATCCCTATCGCACGCACATGACCGCGGTGTACGCCCGACTCGCGAGCTTCACCGGTCCGCTGCGCAAGCAACGCGTGCACGGCGACCTGCATCTGGGTCAGGTAATGCGCAGCGCAACGGGTTGGCGGATCCTCGACTTCGAGGGTGAGCCGGCCCGGCCGATGGCGGCCCGACGGGGCATGGACTGTCCACTCAAGGACGTCGCGGGGATGATCCGTTCCTTCGACTATGCGGCCCGTCACCTGTTGCCCGGCGCCCCGAACACCGCGGCGTCCCGGGCCACCGAATGGGCCGAACGCAACCAACAGGCCTACCTGGAGGGCTACGCACGCACCATCGGCGCCGCCCCGGAAGCCGACCCGCTGCTCGCGTTTGTGCTGGACAAGGCCTGCTATGAGGTGTTGTACGAAGCACGCAACCGGCCCGACTGGCTGAACGTGCCGTTGTCCGCAATCGAGGGCTTGCTCGCCACCGCTTCTCCAGGCGCCCACCCGGGAGGATATTCCTCGTGACCACCACGCCCCATCTCGCGCGCACCGCTCCAGTGGGTGCCGACGAACTCGCGCGCCTGGTCGCCGGCGCGCACCACGACCCGCACTCGGTCCTCGGCGCGCATCCGCACGCCGGGGCGGTCACCATCCGGGCGCTGCGCCCATTCGCCCGAGAGATCAACGCGCTGGTCGGCAACGAGCGGTATCCCCTGGTACACGAGTACGAGGGCGTCTTCGTCGGGCTCGTCCCCGGCGAGACCGTGCCGGACTACCGCCTGGAGGTGATCTACGAGGGCGACACCTGGGTGGTCGACGACCCGTACCGGTTCCTGCCCACGCTGGGCGAAATCGACCGGCATCTGA encodes:
- the treS gene encoding maltose alpha-D-glucosyltransferase, with amino-acid sequence MTETPPSDAYIDSYQDTAASPSDPDWFKRAVFYEVLVRSFDDSNADGIGDLPGLTSRLDYLQWLGVDCLWLPPFYASPMRDGGYDISDYTAVHPDFGTIGDFVEFIDAAHDRGIRVIVDFVMNHTSDAHPWFQASRTDPAGPYGDFYVWADDDKGYGDTRIIFVDTETSNWTFDPVRKQYFWHRFFSHQPDLNFDNPRVQEAIMEALRFWLDLGIDGFRLDAVPYLYEREGTNCENLDETHDFLKMVRADVDRLYPDRVLLCEANQWPQDVVEYLGDGDECHMAFHFPVMPRLFMGVRRESRYPISEIMAGTPKIPDNCQWAIFLRNHDELTLEMVTDEERDYMYAEYAKDPRMKANIGIRRRLAPLLENDRNRLELFTALVLSLPGSPVLYYGDEIGMGDNIWLGDRDGVRTPMQWTPDRNAGFSRANPGKLTLPIIMDPIYGYQVTNVEAQTASPTSLLHWTRRMIEVRKANYAFGLGEFIDLGGSNPSVLSFLREYHGTEGSDIVLCVNNLSRFPQPVELDLRRFDGYRPVELVGGVEFPAIGELPYLLTVAGHGHFWFRLDPAPTTAAGPVGG
- a CDS encoding aminoglycoside phosphotransferase; this translates as MTPEVMMPWLSGRRWFAGKGRQVSDVTLAASGWLQDNPPVRIEFVTVRYADAEGEEAPQDTYQVPVVYRREPLESLGHALIGQTELAEHGDGPWWVYDALYDKEVTGLWPTGMREDRDTEGMAFRHEPANATPDTPAEANVLSGEQSNTSLVFGDAMILKVFRRLADGPNPDVELHHALAEAGNSRVAALLGWVEGEWPNGQRPHHGTLAIASEFLTSATAGWDAALTSVRDLYAQPDGVSADDAGGDFAGESCRLGEATAEVHADLARMLGDAELDQPARADLAAEMSARLAAACVVVPELDPYRTHMTAVYARLASFTGPLRKQRVHGDLHLGQVMRSATGWRILDFEGEPARPMAARRGMDCPLKDVAGMIRSFDYAARHLLPGAPNTAASRATEWAERNQQAYLEGYARTIGAAPEADPLLAFVLDKACYEVLYEARNRPDWLNVPLSAIEGLLATASPGAHPGGYSS